TAGGATTGATGCGATCGTGCCGTTTAACGCACTCAGTTTGGAGGATTTTGAACGCATTGTTTCTGTGGAATTAGACAAATTAAAAGCCCTAGCGCTAGAGCAAGATATAGCCTTAAAATTCCATAAAGAAGTTTTGAAATGCATCGCACAAAAAAGCTACCAAACGACTTTAGGAGCGAGGGAAATTAAAAAAATCATTCACAATGAGATCAAAACCCCATTAAGCGATCTACTGCTCTTGCAATCGTTTAAAAAACCTTGTAAGATCGCTTGCTTGCTGGAAAAAAACCAATTGGTTTTAAAAGAAATCAAGCGCGCGCAAAAGGTGAAAGAAAATGACTTTTGAAATGCTTTATAGTAAAATCCATAGGGCTACTATCACAGACGCTAATCTCAATTACATAGGCTCGATCACCATAGATGAGGATTTGGCCAAGCTGGCTAAGCTCAGAGAGGGCATGAAAGTGGAAATCGTGGATGTCAATAACGGCGAACGCTTCAGCACCTATGTGATTTTAGGGAAAAAAAGGGGCGAAATTTGCGTCAATGGCGCAGCAGCCAGAAAGGTGGCCATAGGCGATGTGGTGATCATTTTAGCTTATGCGAGCATGAATGAAGATGAAATCAACGCACACAAGCCGAGCATCGTGCTAGTGGATGAAAAAAACGAAATTTTAGAAAAGGGTTAGAGATGGATTTTAGTCAATTGGGCGGGTTAAGCGGGTTGTTAGACGGCATGAAAAAAGAGTTTTCCCAACTAGAAGAAAAGAATAAAGACACGATCCACACTTCCAAAAGCGGTGGGGGAATGGTGAGCGTGAGTTTTAATGGGTTGGGGGAGTTGGTGGATTTGCAAATTGATGACAGCCTGTTAGAAGATAAAGAAGCGATGCAAATCTATTTGATGAGCGCTTTGAATGACGGGTATAAAGCCGTAGAAGAAAACCGAAAAAATTTAGCCTTTAACATGTTAGGGAATTTTGCTAAATTGTGATGCTTCACAAAGCCTTTATTACCTTTATCGTTCCATGGTTTTTTTTAAATGGCTTAGGGGCTTATGATTTCAAGCATTGTCAGGCGTTTTTTAAAAAAGCGAGCCTTCAAAAAGGGGGCGTGGCTTTAAAGGAATTGCCTAAGGGCGTATATTTATATTATTCCAAAACCTACCCTAAACATGCCAGAGTCATCAAATCCGATCCTTTTGTAGGGTTGTATTTGTTGCAAAGCGCGCCAAGCGAGTATTTTTATACCTTAAGGGATTTAGACAAAGACGCCCTGATAAGACCAATGGCTAGTATAGGGGAGAATCAAGCCCTAGAAGCGCGGTTGCTTTTCAAGCAAAAAGGCTATGAACGCTACGCTCAAATTTCACAAGAGATTCAAAAAAATGGCGTTATCAGCAATATTTGCTATCAAATGTTAGGGCTAGGGGTAGGGGGGAATGGCTTTATAGAAACGAAATTCATCAAACGCTTTTTAAACCAAAAAGAGCCTTATTATGGGGATATTGGGGTGCGTTTAGAAGAACATCATAAGCGTTTAGTGGTAGCGCAATTTGATCCCTTTTTCCCTAAAAACCCTTTTTTAAAAAACGATGAAATCCTAGCGATCAATGATTACAAGATCTATTCGTTAGCGGAGTTTGAATGGGTGGTGAGCAATCTTAAATACCAAAGCCTTGCCAAAGTGAGAATCAAACGAAACCATAAAATCAAAGAAGTAACGCTCAAAGTCAATAAGCGTTATGGGGGGTTTTTACTCAAAGACACTTTTTTAGAGCGCTATGGCATCGCTTTAGATAGGCGTTTTATCATCACTAAAATAGGCACTCATTTGCCCAAAGGCCTAGATTTTTTAAAGCTTGGGGATAGGATTTTATGGGTGAATCATAAAAGCGTTTCGTTCAACCCGAAGGCTTTAAGAGAAGCGTTAAGCGCGCCTAAAATTGAATTATTAGTTTGGCGTAAAGGCTTTGAATTTTACATTAAAGTCCGTTGAAGTATTGATGAAAAATGACGCTTATGAGATTATTCTTTCTTGGTTTATCACGCCTCTCACGGCGATTTTAGGGCGTTTCGCTGAATTTTTCCTCTACACTTTGCATGCGCAATTGGTGTTTAATAGCGTGGTCGCTTTGGCGTTCATGCTCTTTGCTTATAGGAGCTTGAAAGAACAGAATTTTTTCAGCACTAGCGCGCTTTTAGAGACGTTATTATTTGTGGGGTTTTTTGCGCTGTTTAACTACGCTTTGAAAAACCCTTCGCGCTTTTATGAATTGTTTCAAAACGCTATTTTTATTGCGCCTAACATGATCACGCAAAGCCTTTCTC
The Helicobacter pylori genome window above contains:
- the panD gene encoding aspartate 1-decarboxylase, translated to MTFEMLYSKIHRATITDANLNYIGSITIDEDLAKLAKLREGMKVEIVDVNNGERFSTYVILGKKRGEICVNGAAARKVAIGDVVIILAYASMNEDEINAHKPSIVLVDEKNEILEKG
- a CDS encoding YbaB/EbfC family nucleoid-associated protein; the encoded protein is MDFSQLGGLSGLLDGMKKEFSQLEEKNKDTIHTSKSGGGMVSVSFNGLGELVDLQIDDSLLEDKEAMQIYLMSALNDGYKAVEENRKNLAFNMLGNFAKL
- a CDS encoding PDZ domain-containing protein; its protein translation is MLHKAFITFIVPWFFLNGLGAYDFKHCQAFFKKASLQKGGVALKELPKGVYLYYSKTYPKHARVIKSDPFVGLYLLQSAPSEYFYTLRDLDKDALIRPMASIGENQALEARLLFKQKGYERYAQISQEIQKNGVISNICYQMLGLGVGGNGFIETKFIKRFLNQKEPYYGDIGVRLEEHHKRLVVAQFDPFFPKNPFLKNDEILAINDYKIYSLAEFEWVVSNLKYQSLAKVRIKRNHKIKEVTLKVNKRYGGFLLKDTFLERYGIALDRRFIITKIGTHLPKGLDFLKLGDRILWVNHKSVSFNPKALREALSAPKIELLVWRKGFEFYIKVR